A single window of Bremerella cremea DNA harbors:
- the ettA gene encoding energy-dependent translational throttle protein EttA, translated as MSKKYIFQMERLTKKIGPREVLKEVFLAFYPGAKIGVLGRNGAGKSTLLKIMAGMDKEFDGEARLSDGFTVGYLSQEPQLDPDKNVYENVEQAVAERRGLLDRFNEISGKLGEELPEEEMNSLYEEMATLQDKIEATNSWELEREIEIAMSAMNLPEPESGVTNLSGGERRRVALCQLLLRKPDLLLLDEPTNHLDAESILWLEHHLAAYPGTIVAVTHDRYFLDNVAGWILELDRGKGIPFEGNYSSWLEQKQKRLAIEEKQSEARQKTLQRELEWIRSSAKAKQSKGKARVNAYEKLVAEQYDDQPDEFEIQIPPGKRLGDLVIDVKSVNKAYGERVLVENLNFRLPPGGIVGIIGPNGAGKTTLFRMLTGQETPDSGEIVIGDTVEMGYVDQSRDALDPDKTVFQEISGGHDILELGKRTVNARSYVSRFNFKGPDQEKKVGVLSGGERNRVHLATLLRKGSNVLLLDEPTNDLDVDTLRALEEAILNYVGCVVVTSHDRWFLDRIATHILAFEGDGYVHWCEGNFDTYERNRKERMGGNADEPHRFKYKKLK; from the coding sequence ATGAGCAAGAAATACATCTTCCAGATGGAGCGGTTGACCAAAAAGATTGGACCTCGTGAGGTCTTAAAGGAGGTCTTCCTGGCGTTCTATCCCGGCGCAAAAATTGGCGTTCTTGGTCGAAATGGTGCGGGAAAAAGTACCCTGCTCAAGATCATGGCCGGAATGGATAAGGAATTTGACGGAGAAGCCCGCCTTAGCGATGGTTTTACGGTTGGCTATCTTTCCCAAGAGCCGCAACTCGACCCTGACAAAAATGTCTACGAAAATGTTGAGCAAGCGGTCGCCGAACGACGTGGCTTGCTTGACCGGTTCAACGAAATCAGCGGCAAGTTGGGCGAAGAGCTACCCGAAGAGGAGATGAATTCCCTCTACGAAGAGATGGCAACGCTTCAAGATAAGATCGAAGCGACCAACAGTTGGGAGCTCGAACGTGAGATCGAAATCGCCATGAGTGCGATGAACCTCCCTGAACCGGAGTCTGGCGTCACGAATCTCTCTGGGGGTGAACGCCGCCGCGTGGCTCTTTGCCAGTTGCTTCTTCGTAAGCCTGATCTCCTCCTGTTAGACGAACCGACGAACCACTTGGACGCCGAGTCGATTCTCTGGCTAGAGCATCACCTGGCCGCATACCCTGGCACCATTGTCGCCGTGACCCACGATCGATACTTCCTCGATAACGTGGCAGGTTGGATTTTGGAACTTGATCGCGGCAAGGGAATTCCATTCGAAGGAAACTACTCTTCCTGGCTCGAACAGAAGCAAAAGCGTCTGGCCATCGAAGAGAAGCAAAGCGAAGCCCGGCAGAAGACTTTACAGAGAGAACTGGAGTGGATTCGTTCGTCTGCCAAAGCGAAGCAGTCCAAAGGTAAGGCACGCGTGAATGCCTACGAGAAGCTAGTTGCTGAGCAATACGACGATCAGCCAGACGAATTTGAAATCCAGATTCCGCCAGGCAAGCGGCTTGGTGATCTGGTGATCGATGTTAAAAGTGTCAACAAAGCTTACGGCGAGCGCGTTTTGGTCGAGAACCTTAACTTCCGTCTGCCGCCCGGTGGTATCGTAGGCATCATTGGTCCCAATGGTGCCGGTAAGACAACGCTGTTCCGCATGCTAACCGGCCAGGAAACGCCAGACTCAGGCGAGATCGTGATCGGCGACACGGTGGAAATGGGCTACGTCGATCAATCACGTGATGCGCTCGATCCCGATAAGACCGTCTTTCAAGAGATCAGCGGCGGTCACGACATCCTGGAGCTAGGCAAGCGTACGGTCAACGCGCGTTCTTATGTTTCCCGTTTCAATTTCAAAGGCCCTGACCAGGAAAAGAAGGTCGGCGTCCTTTCTGGTGGGGAACGTAATCGCGTGCATTTGGCAACGCTTCTGCGAAAAGGTTCCAACGTACTGCTGTTGGACGAACCAACGAACGACTTAGACGTCGATACGTTGCGGGCCTTGGAAGAAGCGATTCTGAACTATGTCGGCTGCGTGGTGGTGACCAGTCACGATCGCTGGTTCCTTGATCGTATCGCGACCCATATTTTAGCCTTCGAAGGTGATGGCTACGTGCATTGGTGCGAGGGGAACTTCGATACCTACGAGCGAAATCGTAAGGAACGTATGGGTGGTAATGCCGACGAGCCACACCGTTTCAAGTACAAGAAGTTGAAGTGA
- the guaA gene encoding glutamine-hydrolyzing GMP synthase, producing the protein MQETSSVNSPGATDIYSERVLVLDFGSQYAQLIARRVREQNVYCEIVRHDITAERIAELAPRGIILSGGPSSVYEPDAPKCDPGIFDLDIPVLGICYGMQLMCERFGGNVRNASAREYGHAHIKITDPTDLLAGLPDETDVWMSHGDQVEQISGLFRPLASTRTCPVAAMRHVERKQFGIQFHPEVTHTPLGSQILRNFVISVCGCEGTWKLGDFARETIARIREEVGTARVICGLSGGVDSSVVAALLYRAIGDQLSCILVDNGLLRKDEEAAVIAEFSSHFKTDLHVVNARERFLKKLEGISDPQEKRKCIGYEFIECFKEEASKIENAKYLAQGTLYPDVIESGAAVDGPAAVIKLHHNVGGLPAELGFDLVEPLRDLFKDEVRKLGIELGLPEDIVWRHPFPGPGLAVRCLGEVTEEKLAILREADAIVVNEIKSAGLYRQTSQTFAVLLPVQSVGVMGDARTYDNAVCVRCVDTDDFMTATWSDLPYEVLARISTRIINEVKGVNRVCYDISTKPPATIEWE; encoded by the coding sequence ATGCAAGAAACCTCCTCGGTCAATTCCCCTGGCGCCACCGATATTTACTCGGAACGTGTTCTCGTTCTCGACTTCGGTTCGCAGTATGCCCAGTTGATTGCTCGCCGTGTTCGCGAGCAGAACGTCTACTGCGAGATCGTCCGTCACGACATCACCGCCGAGCGAATTGCGGAACTGGCTCCTCGTGGGATCATCCTATCTGGTGGCCCTTCCAGTGTTTACGAACCCGATGCACCCAAGTGCGACCCTGGCATCTTCGACCTGGACATTCCTGTCTTGGGCATTTGCTACGGCATGCAGTTGATGTGTGAGCGGTTTGGCGGGAACGTACGCAACGCTTCGGCCCGAGAATATGGGCATGCTCATATCAAGATCACCGATCCCACCGACCTGTTGGCCGGACTGCCGGACGAAACCGACGTTTGGATGAGTCACGGCGACCAAGTCGAGCAAATCAGCGGTCTATTCCGCCCGTTGGCTTCGACACGAACTTGCCCGGTAGCGGCCATGCGGCATGTCGAACGGAAGCAATTTGGTATCCAGTTCCACCCGGAAGTGACCCACACTCCGCTCGGCAGCCAGATTTTGCGGAACTTTGTGATCTCGGTTTGTGGTTGCGAGGGAACGTGGAAGCTGGGGGACTTTGCCCGAGAAACCATCGCCCGCATTCGCGAGGAAGTTGGAACTGCCCGCGTCATTTGCGGTTTGTCAGGCGGGGTCGATTCGTCGGTGGTCGCCGCACTGCTGTATCGGGCGATTGGTGATCAGCTTTCGTGCATTTTGGTCGACAACGGTTTGCTTCGAAAAGACGAGGAAGCGGCGGTTATTGCCGAGTTTTCGTCCCACTTTAAAACCGACCTGCACGTGGTGAATGCTCGGGAACGCTTCTTGAAGAAGCTGGAAGGCATTTCCGACCCACAGGAAAAACGGAAATGTATTGGCTATGAGTTCATCGAGTGCTTTAAAGAAGAAGCCTCGAAGATCGAAAACGCAAAGTACCTGGCCCAGGGGACGCTGTATCCTGATGTGATCGAGAGTGGCGCTGCCGTTGATGGCCCGGCTGCCGTCATTAAACTGCATCACAATGTGGGTGGCTTGCCGGCTGAATTAGGCTTTGACTTGGTCGAGCCGTTACGAGATCTGTTCAAAGACGAAGTTCGGAAGCTGGGAATTGAGTTGGGCTTGCCAGAAGATATCGTCTGGCGGCATCCGTTCCCCGGCCCTGGCTTAGCGGTTCGCTGTTTGGGCGAAGTGACTGAGGAAAAATTGGCCATCTTGCGAGAAGCAGACGCCATTGTCGTCAACGAGATCAAATCGGCCGGGCTCTACCGGCAAACCTCACAGACGTTTGCTGTGCTGCTGCCGGTACAAAGCGTTGGTGTGATGGGAGATGCCCGCACTTACGACAACGCGGTTTGTGTTCGCTGTGTCGATACGGATGACTTCATGACGGCGACCTGGAGTGATCTTCCTTACGAAGTACTGGCCCGCATCTCGACTCGGATCATCAACGAGGTGAAAGGGGTTAATCGTGTGTGCTACGACATCAGCACAAAACCCCCTGCAACGATTGAGTGGGAATAA